One window of Opisthocomus hoazin isolate bOpiHoa1 chromosome 13, bOpiHoa1.hap1, whole genome shotgun sequence genomic DNA carries:
- the ADORA2A gene encoding adenosine receptor A2a, with the protein MLVHGKEDFLSDVAYIILELVIAVLAILGNILVCWAVYLNSNLQNVTNYFVVSLAAADIAVGVLAIPFAITISTGFCAFFYGCLFIACFVLVLTQSSIFSLLAIAIDRIIAIRIPLRYNGLVTGSRAKGIIAICWVLSFIIGLTPMLGWHNRSQIEELGSNKSSPINCSNSMVACLFEAVVTMEYMVYYNFFACVLLPLLLMFGIYLKIFMAARRQLKQMENKMMHGERSRSTLQKEVHAAKSLAIIVGLFAVCWLPLHIINCFTLFCPNCAHAPLWLMYLAIILSHANSVVNPLIYAYRIREFRYTFRKIISQHILGRKEPFKAGAASSRTSAHGGDAENASIRISEYALEVYTNGEIHRDPEKQDLNKCKAGLEWHQNGNALDMETNGHLPHSCKNGILSDACMNRELHSEELIDAQVSYSDLERAAFEAADVS; encoded by the exons ATGCTAGTACATGGGAAAGAAGACTTCCTCTCAGATGTAGCTTACATCATCTTGGAACTGGTCATTGCGGTGCTGGCCATCCTGGGGAACATCCTGGTCTGCTGGGCAGTCTATTTGAATAGCAACTTGCAGAACGTCACCAACTATTTTGTGGTGTCCCTGGCTGCTGCTGACATTGCCGTGGGCGTGCTGGCAATCCCCTTTGCCATCACCATCAGCACTGGCTTCTGTGCCTTCTTCTATGGCTGCCTTTTCATTGCCTGCTTCGTCCTGGTCTTGACTCAGAGTTCGATCTTCAGCCTCCTCGCTATTGCCATTGACAGAATCATTGCGATCCGCATACCCCTCAG GTACAATGGCTTGGTGACTGGCTCTCGAGCTAAAGGTATCATTGCCATCTGCTGGGTGTTATCTTTCATCATCGGCTTGACACCAATGCTAGGGTGGCACAATCGCTCCCAGATCGAAGAGCTGGGTTCCAATAAGTCATCTCCCATCAACTGCAGCAACAGTATGGTGGCATGTCTCTTTGAGGCTGTGGTCACCATGGAGTATATGGTCTACTACAACTTCTTTGCCTGTGTGCTCTTGCCCCTCCTCCTCATGTTTGGTATCTACTTGAAAATCTTCATGGCAGCCCGGCGACAGCTCAAGCAGATGGAGAACAAGATGATGCACGGGGAACGTTCTCGCTCTACTTTGCAGAAGGAAGTCCACGCAGCTAAGTCTCTAGCCATCATTGTTGGGTTGTTTGCAGTCTGCTGGCTTCCACTACATATTATTAATTGCTTTACCCTTTTTTGCCCAAATTGTGCCCATGCTCCCCTCTGGCTGATGTATCTGGCTATTATTCTGTCTCATGCCAACTCAGTTGTAAATCCTCTAATTTATGCCTACCGAATCAGGGAGTTCCGATACACCTTCCGTAAAATCATCAGCCAGCATATCCTGGGCCGGAAGGAGCCGTTCAAGGCAGGAGCAGCCAGCTCTAGGACTTCCGCCCATGGCGGGGACGCAGAGAATGCCAGCATACGAATCAGTGAGTATGCGTTAGAGGTATACACCAATGGAGAGATCCACAGGGATCCTGAAAAGCAGGACTTAAACAAATGCAAAGCTGGCTTGGAATGGCACCAGAATGGAAATGCTTTGGACATGGAGACGAATGGGCATCTCCCACATTCCTGCAAAAATGGGATTCTCTCAGATGCGTGCATGAACAGGGAGCTTCACAGTGAAGAGCTAATTGATGCCCAGGTGTCCTACTCGGATCTGGAAAGAGCAGCCTTCGAAGCAGCTGATGTTTCCTGA